The following coding sequences are from one Humulus lupulus chromosome X, drHumLupu1.1, whole genome shotgun sequence window:
- the LOC133806653 gene encoding uncharacterized mitochondrial protein AtMg00810-like, whose amino-acid sequence MGTTVKLIEDENGVKLDPTLYRSMIGSLLYLTTSRPDISYIVGVCAWYQGNPMESHVSVVKRIICYVNDTLSMENDNADDKKRTSGGCLYLGNNLVSWHSNKQNSISLSTAG is encoded by the exons atggggaCCACTGTCAAACTGATCgaggatgaaaatggtgtaaagTTAGATCCAACACTATACAGaagcatgattggaagtcttCTATATCTCACAACTAGTCGACCAGATATTAGCTACATTGTTGGGGTATGTGCTTGGTATCAAGGGAATCCTATGGAATCCCATGTGTCTGTTGTGAAGAGAATCATTTGCTATGTTAATGACACTCTGAGTATGGAAAATG ACAATGCAGATGACAAGAAACGTACAAGTGGTGGATGCCTCTATCTAGGAAATAATCTCGTTTCTTGGCATAGCAATAAGCAAAATTCAATCTCTTTGTCAACTgcaggctga